A section of the Mangifera indica cultivar Alphonso chromosome 12, CATAS_Mindica_2.1, whole genome shotgun sequence genome encodes:
- the LOC123192055 gene encoding uncharacterized protein LOC123192055 has protein sequence MEEIHPSHPEHELELKSFEKPYTCDGCKQRGFGSRYRCDLCNFNLHKECRFPSPTAHHHFLENSAFKLLYQPPVKKCNCGNDCPRCCDACGQPVNGFVYHDEKNNWDLHPCCQNLPCEVLFDGVRFELSEKVSSKCYFCGKTKPEGTASEIEGWSYVSKCKKFNIHVNCFTEMILEGYENRAYQDDYSLALQKLELPLQRQNRNRRNGNKFIRIVKMFFKTIAAILLGDPTISLTCLLVEFLAK, from the coding sequence ATGGAAGAGATTCACCCCAGCCACCCGGAGCATGAACTCGAGCTCAAAAGCTTTGAAAAACCCTACACGTGTGATGGCTGCAAGCAGCGAGGCTTTGGCTCACGATACAGATGCGATCTCTGCAACTTTAACCTTCATAAAGAATGTAGGTTCCCAAGCCCTACTGCTCATCACCACTTCTTAGAGAATTCAGCCTTCAAATTACTATATCAACCTCCAGTTAAGAAATGCAACTGTGGAAATGATTGTCCTAGATGCTGTGACGCCTGTGGACAACCTGTGAATGGTTTTGTCTATCACGATGAAAAGAACAACTGGGATTTGCATCCCTGTTGCCAAAACTTGCCCTGCGAGGTATTATTTGATGGTGTTCGGTTTGAGCTTTCTGAAAAGGTGTCGTCAAAGTGCTATTTCTGCGGCAAGACAAAGCCTGAAGGCACTGCATCCGAAATTGAGGGGTGGTCTTATGTATCAAAGTGCAAGAAATTTAACATTCATGTGAATTGTTTCACAGAAATGATTCTGGAGGGATACGAGAATAGGGCTTACCAGGATGATTATAGTTTGGCTCTTCAGAAATTAGAGCTTCCTCTTCAACGTCAGAATAGAAATCGAAGAAATGGCAACAAATTTATCAGGATAGTGAAGATGTTCTTCAAAACCATTGCAGCTATTCTTCTTGGCGATCCAACCATAAGCCTTACTTGTCTCCTGGTGGAGTTCCTCGCAAAATGA